The genomic segment GTGGTGCCGTCCGGCGTGAACGAGACCTTCTCACCGGCCGGGCCGTCCGCCCCCCGGGCCGGCCGGGCGCGGGTGCTGACCGTCGGCCGGCTGGTGGAACGGAAGGGTTTCGCCGACGTGATCCAGGCGATGGCGCTGGTGCCGGAGGCCGAGTGCCTGGTGGTCGGCGGGCCGCCGGCCGACGAACTCGACACCGACCCGTACGCCGTCCGGCTGCGCGAGCTGGCCGCGTCCGCCGGGGTGGCCGACCGGGTCCGGCTCGTCGGTGCCGTGCCCCGGGAGGACATGCCGTACTGGTACCGCTCGGCCGACCTGCTGGTCGCCGCGCCCTGGTACGAGCCGTTCGGGCTGACCCCGCTGGAGGCGATGGCCTGCGGCGTGCCGGTGATCGGGACCGCCGTCGGCGGGCTGACCGACACCATCGTGGACGGCCAGACCGGCGACCTGGTGCCGCCCCGCGACCCGGCCGCCCTCGGTGCCGCGATCCGGGCTCTGCTCGACGACCGGGTACGCCGGTTCGGGTACGCGACCGCGGCGTTGGACCGGGCCCGGCAGCGGTACTCCTGGAAGCGGGCCGCCGACCAGCTCGACGGGATCTACGCCGCGGTGGCCGGCGTCCGCCGGCCGAGTGGGGTGGTGGCCTGATGACCGGCCACCGGATGCCCGCCAGCCTGCTCGACAGCCATCTGGCCGGCCTCGCCGCGACGCTGCTGCCGTACCGGGAGGTGGCGGCCGAGCTGGACCGCTGGGGCGCCGAGCTGGCCCGCCGGCTGGCCCAGGGCGGCCGACTGCTGGTGGCCGGCAACGGCGGCAGCGCGGCCGAGGCCCAGCATCTCGCCGCCGAGCTGGTCGGCAAGCTGCGCGAGGACCGCAGCCCGCTGTCGGCCATCGCGCTCTGCGCGGAGACCTCCTCGCTGACCGCCATCGGCAACGACTACGGGTTCGACGAGGTGTTCGCCCGGCAGGTGCGCGCCCACGGCCGCCCGGACGACATCCTGCTGCTGATGTCGACGAGCGGACACAGCGCGAACCTGGTGAGCGCCGCCCGGGCCGGCCGGGAGCTGGGGCTGCACTGCTGGGCCTTCACCGGCCCGGCGCCCAACCCGCTCGCCGCGGCCTGCGCCGAGGTGCTGGCGGTGCCGTCGGCCGACCCGCAGGTGGTGCAGGAGCTGCACCTGGTCTCCGTACACGTGCTCTGTGAATATGTGGAGGCGGCGCTGGCGGCGGTGCTCGGACCCGCCGCCGGTTACCCGGCGCCGGTCCGGCCCGGGGCCGCCTACCCGGCCGCACCCGCGCCGCCGGCCGTCGACCCCGCCCTGGTGCTGCAGAACGCGACCGGCGACGGGATCGAACCGTGACCCGGCGGCTGGTGGTCGTCGGCGACACGCTGCTCGACCGCGACGTCGAGGGCGTGGTGACCCGGCTCTGCCCGGACTCACCGGTGCCGGTCCTGGAGGAGACGACAAGCCTGGACCGCCCTGGCGGCGCCGGGCTGGCGGCCCTCTTCGCCGCCGGTCGGGGATTCGAGGTGGCACTTGTCACCGCGCTCGCCGACGACGCCGCCGGCGCCCGGCTCAGTTCGCTGCTCACGGCCGCCGGCGTGCGGGTGTACGCGCTGCCGCTGGCCGGTGCCACCCCCGAGAAGATCCGGCTGCGGACCCGCGGGCGGGTGCTGCTGCGGCACGACCGGGGCGGTCCCGCCGGACGGCCCGGCGAACCCGGTGAGGCGGTCGTCGAGCTGCTGGCCGGTGCCGCGGCGATCCTGGTCAGCGACTACGGGCGCGGGGTGGCCCGGCAACCGGCGCTGCGGGCCGCGATCGCGGCGTCGGACGCCCCGGTGGTCTGGGACCCGCATCCGCGCGGGCCGGCCGCCGTGCCGGGCATCCGGCTGGCCACCCCGAACGAGGTGGAGGTCCGGGACCTGACCGGAGACTCTCCGGGCGGCTCCCGGATGGCCGCGGCGGCGCGCGGCGCGCAGGGGCTGCGCCAGCGCTGGCGGGCCGGGGCCGTCGCGGTGACCCTCGGCGGGGACGGCGCGCTGCTCTGCCACGCCGGGGCGCGGCCGCTCGTGGTTCCCGCGCCGGCGCACGCCGAGGGCGACACCTGCGGGGCCGGTGACCGGTTCTCGGTGGCCGCCAGCATCGCGCTGGCCGAGGGGGCGCTGGTGAGCG from the Solwaraspora sp. WMMD1047 genome contains:
- a CDS encoding glycosyltransferase translates to MRVAMISEHASPLAVLGGEDAGGQNTHVADLSVALAAAGHDVRVYTRRDDPDLPVLVPMRDGVTVVHVPAGPPEQVPKDDLLPYMKEFSRWLAAQWQGDEWRPEVVHAHFWMSGLAAIAAGRQTGVPVVQTYHALGTVKRRHQGANDTSPARRVGYERALGRAVDRVIAQSQDEVRELVRMGVPRSRMTVVPSGVNETFSPAGPSAPRAGRARVLTVGRLVERKGFADVIQAMALVPEAECLVVGGPPADELDTDPYAVRLRELAASAGVADRVRLVGAVPREDMPYWYRSADLLVAAPWYEPFGLTPLEAMACGVPVIGTAVGGLTDTIVDGQTGDLVPPRDPAALGAAIRALLDDRVRRFGYATAALDRARQRYSWKRAADQLDGIYAAVAGVRRPSGVVA
- a CDS encoding SIS domain-containing protein, with amino-acid sequence MTGHRMPASLLDSHLAGLAATLLPYREVAAELDRWGAELARRLAQGGRLLVAGNGGSAAEAQHLAAELVGKLREDRSPLSAIALCAETSSLTAIGNDYGFDEVFARQVRAHGRPDDILLLMSTSGHSANLVSAARAGRELGLHCWAFTGPAPNPLAAACAEVLAVPSADPQVVQELHLVSVHVLCEYVEAALAAVLGPAAGYPAPVRPGAAYPAAPAPPAVDPALVLQNATGDGIEP
- a CDS encoding PfkB family carbohydrate kinase → MTRRLVVVGDTLLDRDVEGVVTRLCPDSPVPVLEETTSLDRPGGAGLAALFAAGRGFEVALVTALADDAAGARLSSLLTAAGVRVYALPLAGATPEKIRLRTRGRVLLRHDRGGPAGRPGEPGEAVVELLAGAAAILVSDYGRGVARQPALRAAIAASDAPVVWDPHPRGPAAVPGIRLATPNEVEVRDLTGDSPGGSRMAAAARGAQGLRQRWRAGAVAVTLGGDGALLCHAGARPLVVPAPAHAEGDTCGAGDRFSVAASIALAEGALVSEAVQRAVAEASAYVAGGGVAAAVPVPQLVPAAPGGEAVPAGPAGPPPDGVVRVGIPAAGEVITRVRAAGGTVVATGGCFDLLHAGHLATLQAARQLGDALVVCLNSDASVAALKGPDRPLVSQADRSRLLAALGCVDAVVVFDEPTPEAVLAWLRPDVWVKGGDYGTGGGDEPELPEAEVLSRWGGQTVVVPYLDGRSTSGMIAAARSRRRLTGGAR